The Argiope bruennichi chromosome 9, qqArgBrue1.1, whole genome shotgun sequence genome contains a region encoding:
- the LOC129984716 gene encoding bleomycin hydrolase-like isoform X2 — MENKKGVLTPEILKQFRKNLESDPKNLLALNACAKTDPLEVCQQRHIVESSSHVFTHKVDSEIKPVTNQKNSGRCWLFAALNVLRIPFVKQHQLEDFEFSQSYLFFWDKVERCNFYLHTIVSVLQRGEPVDGRLVSFLLHDPVADGGQWDMVVNIIKRYGVVPKKCFPESFCCETSGRLNAILKTKTREYTKELNLLVQKKSSQEKLDEKILEFMDELYRIIAICLGVPPETFTWEYYNKSKAYCVVGPITPVKFYEEYVKPYCDVENKLCFVNDPRPENPYGCTYTVDCLGNMVGGRRTLYINQKTEDILKYAAESIKNNEPVWFGCEVGKRYALKLGIQDLRIHDYKLLFGVDINKSMSKAERLTYGDSSMNHAMVFTAVSLDANGKPTKWRIENSWGDDRGDKGYMLMTTEWFEEFGFEVVVDKQYVPKEVADLIKMDPKVLPAWDPMGTLAS, encoded by the exons atggaaaacaaaaagGGCG TTCTCACTcctgaaattttaaagcaatttagaaaaaatttagaatctgATCCAAAAAATCTTTTGGCTCTAAATGCATGTGCTAAAACAGATCCTCTTGAAGTATGCCAGCAAAGACATATTGTAGAAAGCTCAAGTCATGTATTCACACATAAG gtTGACTCTGAAATCAAACCAGTTACCAACCAGAAAAATTCTGGTAGATGTTGGTTGTTTGCAGCTCTCAATGTTTTGCGAATTCCTTTCGTAAAACAACATCAGCTCGAAGACTTTGAATTCAGCCAGAGTTATCTTTTCTTTTGGGATAag GTTGAGCGATGTAATTTCTACTTACACACAATTGTGAGTGTTCTCCAAAGAGGGGAGCCTGTTGATGGTCGTCTAGTATCTTTCCTCTTGCATGATCCCGTTGCTGATGGTGGTCAGTGGGATATGGTTGTAAACATAATTAAGCGATATGGTGTTGTTCCCAAGAAATGCTTTCCAGAATCCTTTTGTTGTGAAACTTCTGGAcgtttaaatgctattttaaagactaag acAAGAGAATACACCAAAGAACTGAATCTGTTGGTTCAAAAGAAAAGTAGCCAAGAAAAACTGgatgaaaaaattcttgaatttatgGATGAg CTTTATCGAATAATTGCCATATGCTTAGGAGTCCCTCCAGAAACTTTCACTTgggaatattataataaaagtaaagcaTATTGTGTTGTTGGCCCAATAACACCTGTTAAATTCTATGAAGAATATGTAAAGCCTTACTGTGATGTAGAAAACAAG ctttgtTTTGTGAATGACCCGAGACCAGAAAATCCTTATGGGTGCACCTATACTGTTGATTGTTTAGGCAATATGGTTGGAGGGCGTCGAACTCTTTATATAAATCAGAAAActgaagatatattaaaatatgctgCAGAATCCATAAAGAACAATGAG CCAGTCTGGTTTGGTTGTGAAGTTGGCAAAAGATATGCTCTGAAATTAGGCATTCAAGATCTCagaat cCATGATTACAAGTTGCTATTTGGAGTAGACATTAATAAAAGTATGTCAAAGGCTGAGCGCTTAACTTATGGAGATTCTTCAATGAATCATGCTATGGTTTTTACTGCTGTTTCTTTAGat GCTAATGGCAAACCTACAAAATGGAGGATTGAGAATTCTTGGGGTGATGACAGGGGAGataaag gaTACATGCTGATGACTACTGAATGGTTTGAAGAATTTGGGTTTGAAGTTGTTGTTGATAAGCAATATGTACCTAAAGAAGTAGCAGACCTTATAAAAATGGATCCAAAAGTGTTACCTGCTTGGGATCCTATGGGTACTCTAGCTTCATAA
- the LOC129984716 gene encoding bleomycin hydrolase-like isoform X1, producing the protein MSNIMNMFKLGHLNLSNKIGCIYKANPLASVIKSQAVGHSHVWNRYISILTPEILKQFRKNLESDPKNLLALNACAKTDPLEVCQQRHIVESSSHVFTHKVDSEIKPVTNQKNSGRCWLFAALNVLRIPFVKQHQLEDFEFSQSYLFFWDKVERCNFYLHTIVSVLQRGEPVDGRLVSFLLHDPVADGGQWDMVVNIIKRYGVVPKKCFPESFCCETSGRLNAILKTKTREYTKELNLLVQKKSSQEKLDEKILEFMDELYRIIAICLGVPPETFTWEYYNKSKAYCVVGPITPVKFYEEYVKPYCDVENKLCFVNDPRPENPYGCTYTVDCLGNMVGGRRTLYINQKTEDILKYAAESIKNNEPVWFGCEVGKRYALKLGIQDLRIHDYKLLFGVDINKSMSKAERLTYGDSSMNHAMVFTAVSLDANGKPTKWRIENSWGDDRGDKGYMLMTTEWFEEFGFEVVVDKQYVPKEVADLIKMDPKVLPAWDPMGTLAS; encoded by the exons ATGTCtaatataatgaatatgtttaaacttggacatttaaatttgtcaaataaaattgGCTGTATTTATAAAGCAAATCCTTTGGCATCTGTTATCAAGTCTCAAGCAGTTGGCCATTCGCATGTTTGGAACAGATATATTTCAA TTCTCACTcctgaaattttaaagcaatttagaaaaaatttagaatctgATCCAAAAAATCTTTTGGCTCTAAATGCATGTGCTAAAACAGATCCTCTTGAAGTATGCCAGCAAAGACATATTGTAGAAAGCTCAAGTCATGTATTCACACATAAG gtTGACTCTGAAATCAAACCAGTTACCAACCAGAAAAATTCTGGTAGATGTTGGTTGTTTGCAGCTCTCAATGTTTTGCGAATTCCTTTCGTAAAACAACATCAGCTCGAAGACTTTGAATTCAGCCAGAGTTATCTTTTCTTTTGGGATAag GTTGAGCGATGTAATTTCTACTTACACACAATTGTGAGTGTTCTCCAAAGAGGGGAGCCTGTTGATGGTCGTCTAGTATCTTTCCTCTTGCATGATCCCGTTGCTGATGGTGGTCAGTGGGATATGGTTGTAAACATAATTAAGCGATATGGTGTTGTTCCCAAGAAATGCTTTCCAGAATCCTTTTGTTGTGAAACTTCTGGAcgtttaaatgctattttaaagactaag acAAGAGAATACACCAAAGAACTGAATCTGTTGGTTCAAAAGAAAAGTAGCCAAGAAAAACTGgatgaaaaaattcttgaatttatgGATGAg CTTTATCGAATAATTGCCATATGCTTAGGAGTCCCTCCAGAAACTTTCACTTgggaatattataataaaagtaaagcaTATTGTGTTGTTGGCCCAATAACACCTGTTAAATTCTATGAAGAATATGTAAAGCCTTACTGTGATGTAGAAAACAAG ctttgtTTTGTGAATGACCCGAGACCAGAAAATCCTTATGGGTGCACCTATACTGTTGATTGTTTAGGCAATATGGTTGGAGGGCGTCGAACTCTTTATATAAATCAGAAAActgaagatatattaaaatatgctgCAGAATCCATAAAGAACAATGAG CCAGTCTGGTTTGGTTGTGAAGTTGGCAAAAGATATGCTCTGAAATTAGGCATTCAAGATCTCagaat cCATGATTACAAGTTGCTATTTGGAGTAGACATTAATAAAAGTATGTCAAAGGCTGAGCGCTTAACTTATGGAGATTCTTCAATGAATCATGCTATGGTTTTTACTGCTGTTTCTTTAGat GCTAATGGCAAACCTACAAAATGGAGGATTGAGAATTCTTGGGGTGATGACAGGGGAGataaag gaTACATGCTGATGACTACTGAATGGTTTGAAGAATTTGGGTTTGAAGTTGTTGTTGATAAGCAATATGTACCTAAAGAAGTAGCAGACCTTATAAAAATGGATCCAAAAGTGTTACCTGCTTGGGATCCTATGGGTACTCTAGCTTCATAA
- the LOC129983566 gene encoding uncharacterized protein LOC129983566, translated as MSYRSHIYPICKITPVFDSIVLEEYVLTVDFYLPLDLINSLEQPDYFTDDFDTHHFSDDASNGHVTEYFPSLTVCPCIINAVNDNYSRKLNIKLDALLFSIITWELRNSKVFRSNVLSNFYSFSRKRFAGQKITCTLCQRLLWILCVTVYLKLPNKNIIDHKWNKRLEILVHEKCELENAMAWLSTLGGAFSALGDYFEDCAEKAGLISVQQFRLALRLGDPLTICRCKIYLSMSLLQRGYYRKTKKMIRELYKFSIGPEGSKDFRLKNMCIAVWNKLKYELSQKAIPTGSHSGCKKEITQ; from the exons ATGAGTTACCGTAGTCACATCTATCCTATCTGTAAAATTACTCCAGTATTTGATTCTATTGTGTTGGAGGAATACGTCTTGACTGTCGATTTTTACTTACCACTTGATCTTATTAACAGTTTAGAACAACCAGATTATTTTACTGATGATTTTGACACTCATCACTTCTCTGACGATGCATCAAATGGTCATGTCACTGAATATTTTCCGAGTCTAACTGTTTGTCCTTGTATCATAAATGCAGTCAATGATAATTACTCTAGAAAGTTGAATATTAAATTGGATGCACTTTTATTTTCGATCATCACGTGGGAATTGAGAAACTCAAAAGTATTTCGTTCAAATGTTCTTTCAAACTTCTATTCTTTTTCGAGGAAAAGATTTGCTGGTCAGAAAATAACATGCACATTATGCCAAAGATTGTTATGGATATTGTGTGTTACTGTATATTTGAAATTACCCAACAAAAACATTATTGATCATAAATG GAACAAAAGATTAGAAATTCTAGTGCATGAAAAATGTGAGCTAGAAAATGCCATGGCATGGTTGTCTACATTGGGTGGAGCCTTTTCAGCATTAGGTGACTATTTTGAAGATTGT gcAGAAAAGGCTGGTTTAATATCTGTGCAGCAATTTCGTTTAGCTTTAAGACTTGGGGATCCACTCACAATTTGCCGATGTAAAATATACTTATCTATGAGTCTTCTTCAAAGAGGATACTATCGCAAAACAAAAAAGATGATCAG GGAATTGTACAAATTTTCAATAGGTCCAGAAGGCTCAAAAGATTTCAGACTAAAAAATATGTGTATAGCAGTATGGAACAAACTAAAATATGAACTGTCTCAAAAAGCAATACCAACTGGATCTCATTCAGGTTGTAAAAAGGAAATTACTCAGTGA